From the genome of Ziziphus jujuba cultivar Dongzao chromosome 6, ASM3175591v1, one region includes:
- the LOC107431080 gene encoding uncharacterized protein LOC107431080 has protein sequence MDDLTLQKIAISGPTLASIIQRFSFSHGAVDGLLFGHVTHIAPSNLSDDHASSSSLSDSSSPIATITGFLCSGTTHSFYDSAGQIDPLTLRRLLGDLDQQHSLIGWFSGRRKTHIRPSFREFSVTSSLSSNTHLSFPVKNALGNTNLNPCVFLLLASPLQDQTIHTHEYRAYQFRTSTGSFEPKSIDIVNIGPAFRGHYGSFSPNSPFPILPCELRTSPMSEDQNDDTLGGMKLFSKDQRELDMCAEGFEVGRLSRLMGSEAVNYTAVLEDLYSKMLNKVESLARLAEKSSARVLEQENHNRKLRYKVARSAALE, from the exons ATGGACGACTTGACTTTACAAAAAATTGCAATCTCAGGGCCAACCCTAGCCTCCATCATCCAACGGTTCTCGTTCTCTCATGGTGCCGTTGATGGCCTATTATTCGGCCACGTCACCCACATCGCCCCTTCCAACCTCTCCGACGATCACGCGTCTTCGTCATCCCTTTCCGATTCCTCCTCTCCGATCGCCACTATTACCGGATTCCTCTGCTCCGGCACGACTCACAGTTTCTACGACTCTGCCGGGCAAATCGACCCTCTCACCCTCCGTCGCCTCTTGGGCGATCTAGACCAGCAACATTCCCTCATCGGATGGTTCTCCGGTCGCCGGAAAACCCATATCCGACCGTCGTTCAGAGAATTCTCGGTCACCTCTTCTCTCTCCTCCAATACCCATCTCTCGTTCCCCGTAAAGAACGCGTTGGGCAACACCAATCTAAACCCTTGCGTCTTCCTCCTATTGGCTTCTCCGTTACAGGACCAAACCATCCACACTCACGAGTACAGGGCTTACCAGTTCCGTACTTCTACAGGCTCTTTCGAGCCCAAATCTATCGACATTGTCAACATTGGGCCTGCGTTTCGTGGGCATTACGGCTCTTTTAGCCCTAATTCACCATTCCCAATCTTGCCCTGCGAATTGAGGACTTCGCCGATGAGCGAGGACCAAAACGACGACACTTTGGGTGGCATGAAGCTGTTCTCGAAGGACCAGAGGGAATTGGATATGTGCGCTGAAGGGTTCGAGGTAGGAAGGTTGAGTAGGCTGATGGGTTCTGAGGCCGTGAATTATACTGCTGTGTTGGAGGACTTGTACTCGAAGATGCTTAATAAAGTTGAGAGCTTGGCGAGGCTTGCGGAGAAGAGCTCCGCTAGGGTTCTTGAGCAG GAAAATCATAATAGAAAGCTAAGGTACAAAGTTGCTAGGTCTGCGGCGTTGGAATAA